A region from the Rhizoctonia solani chromosome 13, complete sequence genome encodes:
- a CDS encoding lactonase, 7-bladed beta-propeller: MVASTAFTLLVGAYSSVITGIRFDPASTNLSVLGTSPSGNNPSWIATHPLNNSIIVATNEGNPVGGLSTFLVTDRSKGAVVRSSQATTGADPAYIVALTKPRQVVVMDYSGGSGAFIPLREDLLTLDESKAQRIKFNATPGVPNWTVQGFVEQVQGSGPRHIAVSGDILYTLNELKSTLVSQTLPPLGSYQKPKTISSLSIVPQGANSSTFGAAELILDEKRGLLYASNRNLAQVPDPRGDTIAIFSFDKSGNLKLVKQVFTGLNQIRAMSQGGEDTQYIAAGGKEGGGLVVYEKINNGQDLKERARLPAGVVAQPASFAWL; encoded by the exons ATGGTTGCATCTACAGCATTCACGCTCCTTGTCGGTGCCTACAGCAGCGTCATTACCGGTATTCGCTTCGACCCTGCTTCGACCAACCTCTCTGTCCTCGGGACGTCTCCATCGGGCAACAACCCAAGCTGGATCGCCACCCATCCACTAAATAATTCGATCATTGTTGCAACCAACGAGGGAAATCCCGTTGGCGGTCTTTCGACTTTTCTAGTCACTGATCGTTCAAAAGGAGCTGTTGTGCGATCCAGCCAAGCCACTACCGGTGCCGACCCTGCCTACATCGTTGCTCTGACCAAGCCCAGGCAGGTGGTGGTTATGGAC TATTCTGGGGGATCCGGGGCGTTTATTCCTCTTAGAGAGGACCTGCTCACCCTTGACGAATCCAAGGCCCAACGAATCAAATTCAACGCAACT CCTGGCGTTCCAAATTGGACGGTCCAAGGGTTTGTTGAGCAAGTTCAGGGGAGCGGGCCGAGGCACATTGCTGTCTCCGGGG ACATTTTGTATACCCTTAATGAGTTGAAGTCAACTCTGGTTTCTCAAACCCTTCCACCTCTTGGTAGCTACCAGAAACCAAAGACTATTTCGTCGCTGTCGATAGTACCCCAAGGAGCTAATAGCTCCACTTTTGGGGCCGCCGAGTTGATTTTGGACGAGAAGAGGGGATTGTTATACGCTAGCAACCG TAATTTAGCACAGGTTCCTGACCCTCGCGGAGATACTATTGCTATCTTCAGCTTTGACAAGTCCGGGAACCTTAAGCTTGTCAAGCAG GTGTTTACTGGATTGAACCAAATTCGTGCCATGTCTCAAGGTGGAGAAGACACTCAATACATTGCCGCTGGCGGCAAAGAGGGCGGAGGACTCGTGGTTTACGAGAAGATCAACAATGGTCAAGACCTGAAAGAACGGGCCCGACTTCCCGCTGGTGTAGTTGCACAGCCCGCTAGCTTTGCGTGGTTGTAA
- a CDS encoding Kri1 family protein — MLSDDDSDISGGNDLHQLTVNEHYAKAFEYRKEREELAKLKEKYGSDFEEDESDSESDETEDEYGEELTPAVDAALLRTLAKIRRKDPEIYDSKVGVFDELMRLRGGQTNAGTNLARTRPSKDKSKPLTIKQQNLAALLESGSRPTSPTSDPAPLTHVQEQAALRDETISAFHNAVKEDEADDLLTLREGVKDEAEQREEEYRDFLQREVGEDISQLLWVEEGGVKIKENDTNLAEDDQAKKEERKKKRAKLKEHKQETDEEFLMKYVWSSICLMTPLTKGTSYILNRGWIDKSENRAPTYKEIVGVESKAKSKDGFKPGDAREDEGEDLGNGLLDEDEFDEVADHFESTYNFRFEEPNSHVIASHPRNVASVRRTDSSRKEAREKKKEREAAKLLAKKEEVKRLKSLKMREFKQKLEKIRIEGGLGNKDKGKRKLDEEEEGPEDYGVLGELDLDGDWDPDQHDAQMKSLYAENGEYEDDNQKPTWDDDIDISDLIPEKSEPVSESQAGKKKKRKKRKDGEEEDIGVDPDEMDADIERPVQEGDDEEWDGTEDMRKRVLEKYMEEMYDLDFNDMVGDMPTRFHYSHVEPSAYGLTPVEILTATDAELNSYVGLKRLAPYHKDKFDHRRGEKLKELKNSLSTRGVYDGWGAQGETQAKKRKGKKERQKEKAKAAMDATIKQEEQAQEEEGLKNKKRKRKHKKGGEAETAQ; from the exons ATGCTCTCAGATGATGATTCGGATATTTCTGGTGGTAATGATCTTCACCAGCTGACGGTCAACGAGCACTACGCCAAGGCTTTCGAGTATCGAAAAGAGAGGGAAGAGCTAGCAAAGC TCAAAGAAAAGTATGGTTCGGATTTCGAGGAGGATGAGTCGGACTCCGAGTCTGACGAGACCGAAGACGAATATGGGGAAGAGCTGACACCAGCCGTCGATGCAGCATTATTAAGAACTCTCGCGAAGATTAGGAGAAAGGACCCGGAGATATATGACTCCAAAGTTGGAGTATTCGATG AGTTAATGCGGCTTAGAGGAGGCCAAACGAACGCAGGGACAAATCTGGCTCGCACTCGACCTTCAAAGGATAAG TCCAAACCCCTCACTATTAAACAACAAAATCTCGCCGCACTTCTCGAATCGGGCTCACGACCTACCTCCCCAACCTCTGATCCGGCTCCGTTAACCCATGTGCAGGAACAAGCGGCCCTTCGAGACGAGACAATATCTGCATTCCATAACGCTGTCAAAGAAGATGAAGCCGATGATTTGCTTACTTTGCGCGAAGGCGTTAAAGACGAGGCCGAGCAAAGGGAGGAGGAGTACCGAGACTTTCTGCAGCGGGAGGTTGGGGAAGATATCAGCCAGCTGTTATGGGTAGAGGAAGGAGGTGTCAAAATCAAAGAAAATGATACCAACCTTGCTGAGGACGATCAAGCCAAGAAAGAGGAGCGAAAGAAGAAAAGGGCCAAGCTGAAGGAGCACAAGCAAGAGACGGATGAGGAATTTCTCATGAAGTATGTATGGTCATCAATCTGCCTGATGACACCTCTAACCAAAGGCACCAGCTATATTCTTAATCGAGGATGGATAGACAAATCCGAAAACCGAGCACCAACTTACAAAGAAATCGTGGGGGTAGAATCCAAAGCAAAGTCCAAGGACGGATTTAAGCCGGGAGATGCGCGAGAGGACGAGGGAGAGGATTTGGGTAATGGTCTGCTCGATGAGGACGAATTTGACGAAGTTGCGGATCACTTCGAGAGCACTTATAATTTCCGATTTGAAGAGCC CAATTCGCATGTCATAGCCAGTCATCCCCGCAACGTTGCATCCGTCCGACGAACCGACAGCTCTCGTAAAGAGGCTCGCGAAAAGAAAAAGGAACGAGAGGCCGCAAAGCTGCTTGCCAAGAAGGAAGAAGTCAAGCGCCTGAAGTCCCTGAAGATGcgtgaatttaaacaaaaacTGGAAAAGATTCGAATTGAGGGAGGCCTTGGAaacaaggacaaggggaagcGAAAGcttgatgaggaagaagaagggcCCGAGGATTATGGTGTACTAGGCGAGTTAGATTTAGATGGTGACTGGGACCCCGACCAGCACGATGCGCAGATGAAGTCGCTTTATGCTGAGAACGGAGAGTACGAG GATGACAACCAAAAGCCAACTTGGGACGATGACATCGACATCAGTGACCTTATTCCCGAAAAATCTGAACCAGTGTCTGAATCTCAGGctggaaagaaaaagaaaagaaaaaagcggaaGGACGGCGAGGAGGAAGACATAGGCGTGGATCCCGACGAGATGGACGCGGATATCGAACGGCCCGTACAGGAAGGGGACGACgaggaatgggatggaacagAAGATATGCGAAAGCGTGTGCTCGAAAAGtatatggaagaaatgtacGATCTTGACTTTAACGACATG GTTGGGGATATGCCTACACGCTTCCACTACTCTCACGTCGAACCGTCTGCGTATGGGTTAACGCCTGTGGAAATTCTTACCGCAACAGACGCCGAGCTCAACTCATATGTCGGGCTGAAACGTCTCGCGCCGTACCATAAAGACAAGTTCGACCACCGTCGGGGTGAAAAGCTCAAGGAACTCAAGAATAGCTTGAGCACTCGTGGTGTGTACGATGGCTGGGGTGCCCAGGGCGAGACGCAGGCCAAGAAGCGTAAAGGAAAGAAAGAGCGACAAAAAGAAAAGGCCAAGGCTGCAATGGATGCGACGATCAAGCAAGAGGAGCAGGCGCAGGAAGAAGAAGGTCTAAAGAATAAAAAGCGAAAGCGAAAGCATAAGAAAGGCGGCGAGGCAGAGACGGCTCAATAA
- a CDS encoding ribonuclease P protein subunit p30 — protein MSGPSSAREARIHTQPSNRANASLGKGKSKAEDDRRVVYKSVLENPYQIKWPQTPLNVQNSLLACLADLLPEVASYHIARETKARKRKSSLRAALHQTKRKEVSSEASQAQTPNSRKRRRDEDNPDNPKRTKVDHNETNNKKTSTSSSSLQSPGINVLSKLTYSSNSHDAGPSATAADSKADESTSHTAPTIPLPPLLNHCVFGINEVTRRLESQIHPDVLGAEIASNATSKPKLRFVVVCRTDVDPPILIEHLPVLVASCNSAIPSSSEDSMFIKLVTLPMGGEHTLAEVVGLRRVAVMALDAETPGLERLESLLSSIIPLRASWLAPPSNISQEPKELIPTHVKQLKTSAPKDMKAHREKRKREVGEAKEASKTASIDGSRRKRRRLQPESRNDPSTEDP, from the exons ATGTCTGGACCGTCTAGTGCTCGAGAGGCCAGAATCCATACCCAACCATCGAATCGTGCAAATGCTTCCTTAGGCAAGGGAAAGAGCAAGGCTGAAGATGATCGCCGTGTGGTGTATAAGTCTGTGTTGGAGAACCCCTACCAAATAAAGTG GCCCCAGACGCCTTTGAATGTTCAAAACAGTCTCTTGGCTTGTCTGGCCGATCTTTTACCCGAGGTGGCTAGTTACCATATCGCTCGCGAAACTAAAGCTCGAAAACGGAAGTCTTCTCTGCGAGCAGCTTTACATCAGACCAAAAGGAAGGAAGTGTCGTCCGAGGCATCTCAAGCACAAACTCCCAACTCTAGGAAACGACGCCGAGATGAAGATAACCCAGATAATCCCAAGCGCACCAAGGTTGACCATAACGAAACGAATAATAAAAAAACCAGCACTTCGTCCTCCAGTCTACAAAGCCCTGGGATCAATGTACTCAGCAAACTAACCTATTCATCTAATTCTCACGATGCTGGACCATCCGCTACTGCGGCTGATTCGAAAGCAGACGAGTCTACCTCTCACACGGCTCCAACTATTCCCTTACCCCCACTTCTCAATCACTGTGTCTTTGGAATCAACGAAGTCACCAGACGACTCGAATCTCAGATCCACCCTGACGTGCTTGGGGCCGAAATCGCATCCAACGCAACATCCAAACCTAAACTTCGATTTGTGGTTGTGTGTCGAACAGACGTCGACCCACCTATCCTTATAGAACATCTTCCAGTGCTTGTTGCATCCTGTAACTCAGCGATTCCTAGTAGCTCAGAAGATAGCATGTTTATCAAGCTGGTCACACTTCCGATGGGTGGGGAGCACACACTTGCGGAAGTAGTTGGGCTACGACGGGTGGCAGTAATGGCACTGGAC GCAGAGACACCTGGGTTGGAACGATTAGAATCATTACTTTCGTCTATTATACCTCTACGCGCTTCATGGTTGGCCCCGCCTTCGAATATTAGCCAAGAGCCTAAGGAGCTTATTCCTACACATGTAAAACAGTTGAAGACTTCAGCACCTAAAGACATGAAGGCACACAGGGAAAAACGGAAACGTGAAGTTGGAGAGGCTAAAGAGGCGTCCAAAACGGCCAGTATTGACGGAAGCAGGAGAAAGAGACGAAGGCTACAGCCCGAGAGCAGAAATGATCCGAGTACCGAAGATCCTTAA
- a CDS encoding Zinc-binding dehydrogenase, protein MTQQHKASLLPQKQGKLEVSTRLTPTPRGTQALVKVTAAAVNPADWKIIETGLFLETYPAVLGYDGAGIIHAVGPEVTNFKVGDRVIFQGTLDYDYTAYQEYALVDTELIAKAPSNVNDDQHQHSPQALSLHTLVYFRKQESPPRERPNCQRQVVLILGGSSSVGQFAIQFARIAGFSTIATTASSQHTEFLKSLGATHVFDRDTDATTIRSAFPSPLGLAFDAISANATQLLAFDLLANPSPVSGAHLTIIAVHNVFGFSDKFRDLSVPFWQKLGEWIEGGELVPNRVQLVNGGLAGVPDALELSRKGVSGVKLVIRPQE, encoded by the exons ATGACTCAGCAACACAAGGCATCCCTTTTGCCTCAGAAGCAAGGAAAACTCGAAGTCAGCACTCGTCTCACTCCTACTCCGCGAGGTACACAGGCACTCGTGAAGGTTACCGCCGCAGCTG TTAATCCTGCAGACTGGAAG ATAATCGAAACCGGTTTATTTCTCGAGACTTATCCGGCTGTATTAGGGTATGACGGTGCTGGCATCATTCACGCTGTTGGCCCAGAGGTGACCAACTTCAAAGTCGGGGACAGAGT AATTTTCCAAGGAACACTGGACTACGACTATACGGCTTACCAGGAATATGCTCTCGTTGATACTGAGCTTATTGCCAAAGCTCCAAGTAACGTGAATGATGATCAGCATCAACATTCCCCACAGGCGCTTTCACTGCATACGCTGGTCTATTTCAGAAAACAGGAATCGCCACCCCGTGAACGGCCCAACTGCCAAAGGCAAGTCGTGCTCATCTTAGGAGGAAGCTCGTCAGTCGGGCAGTTTG CTATCCAATTCGCTCGTATTGCCGGATTCTCTACGATTGCTACCACTGCATCTTCCCAGCATACCGAATTCCTCAAGTCGCTTGGCGCTACCCATGTTTTCGACCGTGACACCGATGCCACGACTATCCGGTCTGCTTTTCCCTCCCCTCTTGGACTCGCGTTTGATGCAATTTCTGCCAATGCTACCCAATTGCTGGCGTTCGATCTCTTGGCCAATCCCTCTCCCGTATCAGGCGCCCACCTTACAATC ATTGCTGTGCATAACGTATTCGGATTTTCTGATAAGTTCAGGGATCTGAGTGTGCCATTTTGGCAAAAACTTGGCGAGTGGATTGAAGGAGGAGAGCTTGTTCCTAACCGTGTTCAGCTCGTGAACGGCGGCCTGGCTGGAGTACCAGATGCTTTAGAGCTGTCTCGGAAGGGCGTGAGCGGTGTAAAACTGGTTATTCGTCCTCAAGAGTAA